A stretch of Alkaliphilus flagellatus DNA encodes these proteins:
- the lgt gene encoding prolipoprotein diacylglyceryl transferase, with protein MDPIAFRIFGVDVAWYGILISLGILFGIAVATYRAKKEGLYNDVIMDLALIAVPVAIVGARAYYVIFSWDYYSKNPKEIINIRQGGLAIHGAIIAGVLVGYLFCRYKKIGFWTLADICAPSIILGQAIGRWGNFVNQEAHGGPTNLPWGIEINGVKVHPTFLYESLWNFGVFIFLLYYSKKKKYDGHIFILYLILYSIARYFIEGLRTDSLMFGPFRVAQLISIVSIIGAIFMGQILRKRRIRE; from the coding sequence ATGGATCCGATAGCTTTTAGAATTTTCGGAGTAGATGTTGCCTGGTACGGGATTTTAATTTCTCTAGGTATATTGTTTGGAATTGCAGTAGCTACTTATCGTGCTAAAAAAGAGGGTTTATATAATGATGTCATAATGGATTTAGCACTTATAGCTGTACCGGTAGCAATTGTTGGAGCGAGGGCATATTATGTTATTTTCAGCTGGGATTATTATAGTAAAAATCCAAAAGAGATTATAAATATAAGACAAGGAGGCTTAGCTATACATGGTGCTATTATTGCGGGTGTATTAGTCGGGTATTTATTTTGTCGGTATAAAAAAATTGGGTTTTGGACTTTAGCTGATATATGCGCTCCAAGTATTATATTAGGGCAGGCAATTGGAAGATGGGGTAATTTTGTTAATCAGGAAGCTCATGGAGGACCTACAAACTTACCTTGGGGTATTGAAATCAATGGAGTTAAAGTGCATCCAACTTTTTTGTATGAATCATTATGGAATTTTGGAGTCTTTATATTTTTATTGTATTATTCTAAAAAGAAAAAGTATGATGGGCACATATTTATCCTGTATCTAATTTTATATTCTATTGCGAGATATTTCATAGAAGGTTTAAGGACTGATAGTTTAATGTTTGGACCCTTTAGAGTTGCCCAATTGATAAGTATAGTAAGCATTATAGGTGCCATTTTTATGGGTCAAATTTTAAGAAAACGAAGAATAAGAGAATAG